One Numida meleagris isolate 19003 breed g44 Domestic line chromosome 6, NumMel1.0, whole genome shotgun sequence genomic region harbors:
- the AGBL2 gene encoding cytosolic carboxypeptidase 2 isoform X7, translated as MWLPRNPAAQAVPEPYDSFMHGHLCYYGYFQGQKTDSQQSSMSPRGRSECHCADSGTQQGLGKDPSSRAACSLLELCHGRGSSPARSAALRVPQMVPLRSCGSPGEPRALFALPSARGPLPAPRWPIECEVIKETIKHIGEPTDHQWLPTGEEQGTVVYQLSPVPSGSCFTRARAGGAPGPLSSPAATLEGSQDNTLLFESRFESGNLQKAVKVGPYEYVLTLRPDLYTTKHTQWFYFRVQNTRKDTVYCFTIANLAKPKSLYGKGMCPLLYSQQDARSRGIGWRRVGTNIRYYRGNGGEEPAAFCLSWSTRFPHDRDTCYFAHSYPYTYSDLQRYLRAVVGDPARSRYCVVRALCRSLAGNIVYVLTITGPSGGAAKRAVVLSARVHPGESGGSWAMQGFLDFILSAAPDAQLLRQLFVFKVVPMLNPDGVVVGNSRCSLAGRDPNRAYRTGSQGSFPAVWHLRAMVERLLAEREVVLYCDFHGHSRKNNVFMYGCDGGRDGSGTRLRERVFPLMLSKNAPDKFSFSSCKFKVQKSKEGTGRVVMWRMGVANSYTIEVAFGGSTLGGRNSHFTVEDLKSLGYHLCDTLLDFCDPNPAKFQQCLVEVDALLRQRLGSGQSWSDVPTSELESSTSGSDSSVSDGSLERGESPWGQKGQGARVAPGQLPLRRRKRLRSCRVRNAMRRPNATQRSHGGVPVSVAQPPSACHSGPRSASSPTFVPQQPQLWSPVPPSVPVSTRRGRGAVEKLHVAVPGAHAAVCHHGSAAGAPRTEGYMVTAGHRWAPRRAIAATAAISTITTVTGTASSREGRTRPSSRGTTRAGLSLRVATAAGCGRRPGLTALRCSACSRH; from the exons ATGTGGCTCCCGAGGAACCCTGCTGCCCAG GCTGTCCCTGAGCCCTACGACAGCTTCATGCACGGCCACCTGTGCTACTACGGCTACTTCCAAG GCCAGAAGACAGacagccagcagagctccaTGTCCCCACGGGGACGCTCCGAATGCCACTGCGCTGACTCTGGCACCCAGCAGGGCCTGGGGAAGGACCCAAGCT CCCGTGCTGCCTGTTCTCTGCTGGAACTGTGCCATGGGCGTGGGAGCTCCCCAGCCCGTTCTGCAGCCCTCAGGGTCCCACAGATGGTCCCCTTGCGGAGCTGTGGGTCGCCCGGGGAGCCACGGGCTCTCTTTGCCCTTCCCTCGGCGCGAGGACCCCTTCCTGCCCCCCGGTGGCCCATTGAGTGCGAGGTCATCAAGGAGACCATCAAGCACATCGGTGAG CCCACGGACCACCAGTGGTTGCCAACGGGTGAGGAGCAGGGCACCGTTGTCTACCAGCTCAGCCCAG tgccctcaGGCTCCTGCTTCACCCGCGCTCGGGCTGGGGGGGCCCCGGGTCCCCTTTCCTCACCGGCAGCCACCCTGGAGGGCTCCCAGGACAACACGCTGCTGTTTGAGTCACGCTTTGAGAGCGGCAACCTCCAGAAAGCGGTCAAGGT GGGCCCCTATGAGTACGTGCTGACGCTGCGGCCAGACCTGTACACCACCAAGCACACCCAGTGGTTCTACTTCCGCGTGCAAAACACCCGGAAAGACACCGTCTACTGCTTCACCATTGCCAACCTGGCGAAGCCCAAGAGCCTCTATGGCAAGGGCATGTGCCCGCTGCTCTACTCACAGCAGGACGCCCGGAGCCGCGGCATCGGCTGGCGCCGTGTCGGCACCAACATCCGCTATTACCGAGGGAACGGCGGGGAGGAGCCGGCTGCCTTTTGCCTCTCCTGGAGCACCCGCTTTCCCCATGACAGGGACACGTGTTACTTCGCCCACTCCTACCCCTACACCTACTCGGACCTGCAGCGGTACCTGCGGGCGGTGGTGGGTGACCCAGCGCGCTCACGGTACTGCGTGGTGCGGGCGCTGTGCCGCAGCCTGGCTGGTAACATCGTCTACGTGCTCACCATCACCGGGCCGTCCGGCGGCGCGGCCAAGCGGGCGGTGGTGCTGAGCGCCCGCGTGCACCCCGGGGAAAGCGGTGGCTCCTGGGCCATGCAGGGTTTCCTCGATTTCATCCTCAGCGCCGCTCCTGACGCTCAGCTCCTGCGCCAGCTCTTTGTCTTCAAGGTGGTGCCCATGCTCAACCCCGATGGGGTGGTGGTGGGCAACTCCCGCTGCTCTCTGGCTGGCCGTGACCCCAACCGTGCCTACAGGACAGGATCCCAGGGCTCCTTCCCGGCCGTCTGGCACCTGCGGGCCATGGTGGAGAG GCTCTTGGCAGAGCGGGAGGTGGTGCTGTACTGCGACTTCCACGGGCACAGCCGTAAGAACAACGTCTTCATGTACGGCTGCGACGGCGGTCGGGATGGCTCCGGGACTCGGTTGAGGGAGCGCGTCTTCCCCCTGATGCTAAGCAAAAACGCACCTGACAAG ttctccttctccagctgcaaGTTCAAGGTGCAGAAGAGCAAGGAGGGGACGGGCAGGGTCGTCATGTGGCGGATGGGCGTTGCCAACAGCTACACCATAGAGGTGGCCTTTGGTGGCTCCACGCTGG GTGGGAGGAACTCACACTTCACCGTGGAGGACCTCAAATCGTTGGGCTACCACCTCTGCGACACGCTGCTAGACTTCTGCGACCCCAATCCGGCCAAG TTCCAGCAGTGCCTGGTGGAGGTGGATGCATTGCTGCGGCAGCGGCTGGGCTCCGGTCAGAGCTGGAGCGACGTCCCCACCTCGGAGCTGGAGTCCAG CACCAGTGGCTCCGACAGCTCCGTGTCTGATGGGTCCCTGGAGAGGGGGGAGAGCCCCTGGGGACAGAAGGGACAAGGTGCCAGGGTGGCACCTGGCCAGCTGCcgctgaggaggaggaaacgGTTACGGAGCTGCAGAGTGAGGAATGCCATGCGTAGGCCCAATGCCACCCAAAGGAGCCACGGTGGTGTCCCGGTGAGCGTGGCTCAGCCACCCTCTGCCTGCCACAGTGGGCCTCGGAGTGCCTCCAGCCCCACTTTTGtgccccagcagccacagctgtggTCCCCCGTTCCCCCATCCGTCCCTGTCTCCACACGAAGAGGACGTGGGGCGGTGGAGAAGTTGCACGTAGCTGTCCCCGGTGCACATGCAGCCGTATGCCACCACGGCTCTGCTGCCGGAGCCCCACGGACGGAGGGGTACATGGTGACTGCAGGGCACCGCTGGGCACCACGGAGAGCCATAGCTGCCACCGCCGCCATCTCCACCATCACCACCGTCACTGGCACTGCGTCCTCACGGGAAGGCAGAACGAGGCCTTCCTCACGGGGCACCACCAGAGCGGGGCTGTCCCTGCGCGTGGCCACAGCCGCCGGCTGCGGGAGGCGGCCCGGCCTCACAGCGCTGCGCTGCTCCGCCTGCTCTCGGCATTAA
- the AGBL2 gene encoding cytosolic carboxypeptidase 2 isoform X2, with protein MWLPRNPAAQAVPEPYDSFMHGHLCYYGYFQGQKTDSQQSSMSPRGRSECHCADSGTQQGLGKDPSSRAACSLLELCHGRGSSPARSAALRVPQMVPLRSCGSPGEPRALFALPSARGPLPAPRWPIECEVIKETIKHIGEPTDHQWLPTGEEQGTVVYQLSPGNAHGCCSPAPHPRAVPWGPEPSCPQCPQAPASPALGLGGPRVPFPHRQPPWRAPRTTRCCLSHALRAATSRKRSRSLLPTRGPYEYVLTLRPDLYTTKHTQWFYFRVQNTRKDTVYCFTIANLAKPKSLYGKGMCPLLYSQQDARSRGIGWRRVGTNIRYYRGNGGEEPAAFCLSWSTRFPHDRDTCYFAHSYPYTYSDLQRYLRAVVGDPARSRYCVVRALCRSLAGNIVYVLTITGPSGGAAKRAVVLSARVHPGESGGSWAMQGFLDFILSAAPDAQLLRQLFVFKVVPMLNPDGVVVGNSRCSLAGRDPNRAYRTGSQGSFPAVWHLRAMVERLLAEREVVLYCDFHGHSRKNNVFMYGCDGGRDGSGTRLRERVFPLMLSKNAPDKFSFSSCKFKVQKSKEGTGRVVMWRMGVANSYTIEVAFGGSTLGGRNSHFTVEDLKSLGYHLCDTLLDFCDPNPAKFQQCLVEVDALLRQRLGSGQSWSDVPTSELESSTSGSDSSVSDGSLERGESPWGQKGQGARVAPGQLPLRRRKRLRSCRVRNAMRRPNATQRSHGGVPVSVAQPPSACHSGPRSASSPTFVPQQPQLWSPVPPSVPVSTRRGRGAVEKLHVAVPGAHAAVCHHGSAAGAPRTEGYMVTAGHRWAPRRAIAATAAISTITTVTGTASSREGRTRPSSRGTTRAGLSLRVATAAGCGRRPGLTALRCSACSRH; from the exons ATGTGGCTCCCGAGGAACCCTGCTGCCCAG GCTGTCCCTGAGCCCTACGACAGCTTCATGCACGGCCACCTGTGCTACTACGGCTACTTCCAAG GCCAGAAGACAGacagccagcagagctccaTGTCCCCACGGGGACGCTCCGAATGCCACTGCGCTGACTCTGGCACCCAGCAGGGCCTGGGGAAGGACCCAAGCT CCCGTGCTGCCTGTTCTCTGCTGGAACTGTGCCATGGGCGTGGGAGCTCCCCAGCCCGTTCTGCAGCCCTCAGGGTCCCACAGATGGTCCCCTTGCGGAGCTGTGGGTCGCCCGGGGAGCCACGGGCTCTCTTTGCCCTTCCCTCGGCGCGAGGACCCCTTCCTGCCCCCCGGTGGCCCATTGAGTGCGAGGTCATCAAGGAGACCATCAAGCACATCGGTGAG CCCACGGACCACCAGTGGTTGCCAACGGGTGAGGAGCAGGGCACCGTTGTCTACCAGCTCAGCCCAGGTAATGCCCATGGGTGCTGCTCACCCGCTCCTCATCCCCGTGCCGTCCCCTGGGGTCCTGAGCCCAgctgtccccagtgccctcaGGCTCCTGCTTCACCCGCGCTCGGGCTGGGGGGGCCCCGGGTCCCCTTTCCTCACCGGCAGCCACCCTGGAGGGCTCCCAGGACAACACGCTGCTGTTTGAGTCACGCTTTGAGAGCGGCAACCTCCAGAAAGCGGTCAAGGT CCCTTCTGCCCACCAGGGGCCCCTATGAGTACGTGCTGACGCTGCGGCCAGACCTGTACACCACCAAGCACACCCAGTGGTTCTACTTCCGCGTGCAAAACACCCGGAAAGACACCGTCTACTGCTTCACCATTGCCAACCTGGCGAAGCCCAAGAGCCTCTATGGCAAGGGCATGTGCCCGCTGCTCTACTCACAGCAGGACGCCCGGAGCCGCGGCATCGGCTGGCGCCGTGTCGGCACCAACATCCGCTATTACCGAGGGAACGGCGGGGAGGAGCCGGCTGCCTTTTGCCTCTCCTGGAGCACCCGCTTTCCCCATGACAGGGACACGTGTTACTTCGCCCACTCCTACCCCTACACCTACTCGGACCTGCAGCGGTACCTGCGGGCGGTGGTGGGTGACCCAGCGCGCTCACGGTACTGCGTGGTGCGGGCGCTGTGCCGCAGCCTGGCTGGTAACATCGTCTACGTGCTCACCATCACCGGGCCGTCCGGCGGCGCGGCCAAGCGGGCGGTGGTGCTGAGCGCCCGCGTGCACCCCGGGGAAAGCGGTGGCTCCTGGGCCATGCAGGGTTTCCTCGATTTCATCCTCAGCGCCGCTCCTGACGCTCAGCTCCTGCGCCAGCTCTTTGTCTTCAAGGTGGTGCCCATGCTCAACCCCGATGGGGTGGTGGTGGGCAACTCCCGCTGCTCTCTGGCTGGCCGTGACCCCAACCGTGCCTACAGGACAGGATCCCAGGGCTCCTTCCCGGCCGTCTGGCACCTGCGGGCCATGGTGGAGAG GCTCTTGGCAGAGCGGGAGGTGGTGCTGTACTGCGACTTCCACGGGCACAGCCGTAAGAACAACGTCTTCATGTACGGCTGCGACGGCGGTCGGGATGGCTCCGGGACTCGGTTGAGGGAGCGCGTCTTCCCCCTGATGCTAAGCAAAAACGCACCTGACAAG ttctccttctccagctgcaaGTTCAAGGTGCAGAAGAGCAAGGAGGGGACGGGCAGGGTCGTCATGTGGCGGATGGGCGTTGCCAACAGCTACACCATAGAGGTGGCCTTTGGTGGCTCCACGCTGG GTGGGAGGAACTCACACTTCACCGTGGAGGACCTCAAATCGTTGGGCTACCACCTCTGCGACACGCTGCTAGACTTCTGCGACCCCAATCCGGCCAAG TTCCAGCAGTGCCTGGTGGAGGTGGATGCATTGCTGCGGCAGCGGCTGGGCTCCGGTCAGAGCTGGAGCGACGTCCCCACCTCGGAGCTGGAGTCCAG CACCAGTGGCTCCGACAGCTCCGTGTCTGATGGGTCCCTGGAGAGGGGGGAGAGCCCCTGGGGACAGAAGGGACAAGGTGCCAGGGTGGCACCTGGCCAGCTGCcgctgaggaggaggaaacgGTTACGGAGCTGCAGAGTGAGGAATGCCATGCGTAGGCCCAATGCCACCCAAAGGAGCCACGGTGGTGTCCCGGTGAGCGTGGCTCAGCCACCCTCTGCCTGCCACAGTGGGCCTCGGAGTGCCTCCAGCCCCACTTTTGtgccccagcagccacagctgtggTCCCCCGTTCCCCCATCCGTCCCTGTCTCCACACGAAGAGGACGTGGGGCGGTGGAGAAGTTGCACGTAGCTGTCCCCGGTGCACATGCAGCCGTATGCCACCACGGCTCTGCTGCCGGAGCCCCACGGACGGAGGGGTACATGGTGACTGCAGGGCACCGCTGGGCACCACGGAGAGCCATAGCTGCCACCGCCGCCATCTCCACCATCACCACCGTCACTGGCACTGCGTCCTCACGGGAAGGCAGAACGAGGCCTTCCTCACGGGGCACCACCAGAGCGGGGCTGTCCCTGCGCGTGGCCACAGCCGCCGGCTGCGGGAGGCGGCCCGGCCTCACAGCGCTGCGCTGCTCCGCCTGCTCTCGGCATTAA
- the AGBL2 gene encoding cytosolic carboxypeptidase 2 isoform X1: MWLPRNPAAQAVPEPYDSFMHGHLCYYGYFQGQKTDSQQSSMSPRGRSECHCADSGTQQGLGKDPSSRAACSLLELCHGRGSSPARSAALRVPQMVPLRSCGSPGEPRALFALPSARGPLPAPRWPIECEVIKETIKHIEWVPPEPEPFCQPTDHQWLPTGEEQGTVVYQLSPGNAHGCCSPAPHPRAVPWGPEPSCPQCPQAPASPALGLGGPRVPFPHRQPPWRAPRTTRCCLSHALRAATSRKRSRSLLPTRGPYEYVLTLRPDLYTTKHTQWFYFRVQNTRKDTVYCFTIANLAKPKSLYGKGMCPLLYSQQDARSRGIGWRRVGTNIRYYRGNGGEEPAAFCLSWSTRFPHDRDTCYFAHSYPYTYSDLQRYLRAVVGDPARSRYCVVRALCRSLAGNIVYVLTITGPSGGAAKRAVVLSARVHPGESGGSWAMQGFLDFILSAAPDAQLLRQLFVFKVVPMLNPDGVVVGNSRCSLAGRDPNRAYRTGSQGSFPAVWHLRAMVERLLAEREVVLYCDFHGHSRKNNVFMYGCDGGRDGSGTRLRERVFPLMLSKNAPDKFSFSSCKFKVQKSKEGTGRVVMWRMGVANSYTIEVAFGGSTLGGRNSHFTVEDLKSLGYHLCDTLLDFCDPNPAKFQQCLVEVDALLRQRLGSGQSWSDVPTSELESSTSGSDSSVSDGSLERGESPWGQKGQGARVAPGQLPLRRRKRLRSCRVRNAMRRPNATQRSHGGVPVSVAQPPSACHSGPRSASSPTFVPQQPQLWSPVPPSVPVSTRRGRGAVEKLHVAVPGAHAAVCHHGSAAGAPRTEGYMVTAGHRWAPRRAIAATAAISTITTVTGTASSREGRTRPSSRGTTRAGLSLRVATAAGCGRRPGLTALRCSACSRH; the protein is encoded by the exons ATGTGGCTCCCGAGGAACCCTGCTGCCCAG GCTGTCCCTGAGCCCTACGACAGCTTCATGCACGGCCACCTGTGCTACTACGGCTACTTCCAAG GCCAGAAGACAGacagccagcagagctccaTGTCCCCACGGGGACGCTCCGAATGCCACTGCGCTGACTCTGGCACCCAGCAGGGCCTGGGGAAGGACCCAAGCT CCCGTGCTGCCTGTTCTCTGCTGGAACTGTGCCATGGGCGTGGGAGCTCCCCAGCCCGTTCTGCAGCCCTCAGGGTCCCACAGATGGTCCCCTTGCGGAGCTGTGGGTCGCCCGGGGAGCCACGGGCTCTCTTTGCCCTTCCCTCGGCGCGAGGACCCCTTCCTGCCCCCCGGTGGCCCATTGAGTGCGAGGTCATCAAGGAGACCATCAAGCACATCG agtGGGTCCCCCCTGAACCAGAGCCCTTCTGCCAGCCCACGGACCACCAGTGGTTGCCAACGGGTGAGGAGCAGGGCACCGTTGTCTACCAGCTCAGCCCAGGTAATGCCCATGGGTGCTGCTCACCCGCTCCTCATCCCCGTGCCGTCCCCTGGGGTCCTGAGCCCAgctgtccccagtgccctcaGGCTCCTGCTTCACCCGCGCTCGGGCTGGGGGGGCCCCGGGTCCCCTTTCCTCACCGGCAGCCACCCTGGAGGGCTCCCAGGACAACACGCTGCTGTTTGAGTCACGCTTTGAGAGCGGCAACCTCCAGAAAGCGGTCAAGGT CCCTTCTGCCCACCAGGGGCCCCTATGAGTACGTGCTGACGCTGCGGCCAGACCTGTACACCACCAAGCACACCCAGTGGTTCTACTTCCGCGTGCAAAACACCCGGAAAGACACCGTCTACTGCTTCACCATTGCCAACCTGGCGAAGCCCAAGAGCCTCTATGGCAAGGGCATGTGCCCGCTGCTCTACTCACAGCAGGACGCCCGGAGCCGCGGCATCGGCTGGCGCCGTGTCGGCACCAACATCCGCTATTACCGAGGGAACGGCGGGGAGGAGCCGGCTGCCTTTTGCCTCTCCTGGAGCACCCGCTTTCCCCATGACAGGGACACGTGTTACTTCGCCCACTCCTACCCCTACACCTACTCGGACCTGCAGCGGTACCTGCGGGCGGTGGTGGGTGACCCAGCGCGCTCACGGTACTGCGTGGTGCGGGCGCTGTGCCGCAGCCTGGCTGGTAACATCGTCTACGTGCTCACCATCACCGGGCCGTCCGGCGGCGCGGCCAAGCGGGCGGTGGTGCTGAGCGCCCGCGTGCACCCCGGGGAAAGCGGTGGCTCCTGGGCCATGCAGGGTTTCCTCGATTTCATCCTCAGCGCCGCTCCTGACGCTCAGCTCCTGCGCCAGCTCTTTGTCTTCAAGGTGGTGCCCATGCTCAACCCCGATGGGGTGGTGGTGGGCAACTCCCGCTGCTCTCTGGCTGGCCGTGACCCCAACCGTGCCTACAGGACAGGATCCCAGGGCTCCTTCCCGGCCGTCTGGCACCTGCGGGCCATGGTGGAGAG GCTCTTGGCAGAGCGGGAGGTGGTGCTGTACTGCGACTTCCACGGGCACAGCCGTAAGAACAACGTCTTCATGTACGGCTGCGACGGCGGTCGGGATGGCTCCGGGACTCGGTTGAGGGAGCGCGTCTTCCCCCTGATGCTAAGCAAAAACGCACCTGACAAG ttctccttctccagctgcaaGTTCAAGGTGCAGAAGAGCAAGGAGGGGACGGGCAGGGTCGTCATGTGGCGGATGGGCGTTGCCAACAGCTACACCATAGAGGTGGCCTTTGGTGGCTCCACGCTGG GTGGGAGGAACTCACACTTCACCGTGGAGGACCTCAAATCGTTGGGCTACCACCTCTGCGACACGCTGCTAGACTTCTGCGACCCCAATCCGGCCAAG TTCCAGCAGTGCCTGGTGGAGGTGGATGCATTGCTGCGGCAGCGGCTGGGCTCCGGTCAGAGCTGGAGCGACGTCCCCACCTCGGAGCTGGAGTCCAG CACCAGTGGCTCCGACAGCTCCGTGTCTGATGGGTCCCTGGAGAGGGGGGAGAGCCCCTGGGGACAGAAGGGACAAGGTGCCAGGGTGGCACCTGGCCAGCTGCcgctgaggaggaggaaacgGTTACGGAGCTGCAGAGTGAGGAATGCCATGCGTAGGCCCAATGCCACCCAAAGGAGCCACGGTGGTGTCCCGGTGAGCGTGGCTCAGCCACCCTCTGCCTGCCACAGTGGGCCTCGGAGTGCCTCCAGCCCCACTTTTGtgccccagcagccacagctgtggTCCCCCGTTCCCCCATCCGTCCCTGTCTCCACACGAAGAGGACGTGGGGCGGTGGAGAAGTTGCACGTAGCTGTCCCCGGTGCACATGCAGCCGTATGCCACCACGGCTCTGCTGCCGGAGCCCCACGGACGGAGGGGTACATGGTGACTGCAGGGCACCGCTGGGCACCACGGAGAGCCATAGCTGCCACCGCCGCCATCTCCACCATCACCACCGTCACTGGCACTGCGTCCTCACGGGAAGGCAGAACGAGGCCTTCCTCACGGGGCACCACCAGAGCGGGGCTGTCCCTGCGCGTGGCCACAGCCGCCGGCTGCGGGAGGCGGCCCGGCCTCACAGCGCTGCGCTGCTCCGCCTGCTCTCGGCATTAA
- the AGBL2 gene encoding cytosolic carboxypeptidase 2 isoform X10 produces MWLPRNPAAQAVPEPYDSFMHGHLCYYGYFQGQKTDSQQSSMSPRGRSECHCADSGTQQGLGKDPSSRAACSLLELCHGRGSSPARSAALRVPQMVPLRSCGSPGEPRALFALPSARGPLPAPRWPIECEVIKETIKHIGEPTDHQWLPTGEEQGTVVYQLSPATLEGSQDNTLLFESRFESGNLQKAVKVGPYEYVLTLRPDLYTTKHTQWFYFRVQNTRKDTVYCFTIANLAKPKSLYGKGMCPLLYSQQDARSRGIGWRRVGTNIRYYRGNGGEEPAAFCLSWSTRFPHDRDTCYFAHSYPYTYSDLQRYLRAVVGDPARSRYCVVRALCRSLAGNIVYVLTITGPSGGAAKRAVVLSARVHPGESGGSWAMQGFLDFILSAAPDAQLLRQLFVFKVVPMLNPDGVVVGNSRCSLAGRDPNRAYRTGSQGSFPAVWHLRAMVERLLAEREVVLYCDFHGHSRKNNVFMYGCDGGRDGSGTRLRERVFPLMLSKNAPDKFSFSSCKFKVQKSKEGTGRVVMWRMGVANSYTIEVAFGGSTLGGRNSHFTVEDLKSLGYHLCDTLLDFCDPNPAKFQQCLVEVDALLRQRLGSGQSWSDVPTSELESSTSGSDSSVSDGSLERGESPWGQKGQGARVAPGQLPLRRRKRLRSCRVRNAMRRPNATQRSHGGVPVSVAQPPSACHSGPRSASSPTFVPQQPQLWSPVPPSVPVSTRRGRGAVEKLHVAVPGAHAAVCHHGSAAGAPRTEGYMVTAGHRWAPRRAIAATAAISTITTVTGTASSREGRTRPSSRGTTRAGLSLRVATAAGCGRRPGLTALRCSACSRH; encoded by the exons ATGTGGCTCCCGAGGAACCCTGCTGCCCAG GCTGTCCCTGAGCCCTACGACAGCTTCATGCACGGCCACCTGTGCTACTACGGCTACTTCCAAG GCCAGAAGACAGacagccagcagagctccaTGTCCCCACGGGGACGCTCCGAATGCCACTGCGCTGACTCTGGCACCCAGCAGGGCCTGGGGAAGGACCCAAGCT CCCGTGCTGCCTGTTCTCTGCTGGAACTGTGCCATGGGCGTGGGAGCTCCCCAGCCCGTTCTGCAGCCCTCAGGGTCCCACAGATGGTCCCCTTGCGGAGCTGTGGGTCGCCCGGGGAGCCACGGGCTCTCTTTGCCCTTCCCTCGGCGCGAGGACCCCTTCCTGCCCCCCGGTGGCCCATTGAGTGCGAGGTCATCAAGGAGACCATCAAGCACATCGGTGAG CCCACGGACCACCAGTGGTTGCCAACGGGTGAGGAGCAGGGCACCGTTGTCTACCAGCTCAGCCCAG CCACCCTGGAGGGCTCCCAGGACAACACGCTGCTGTTTGAGTCACGCTTTGAGAGCGGCAACCTCCAGAAAGCGGTCAAGGT GGGCCCCTATGAGTACGTGCTGACGCTGCGGCCAGACCTGTACACCACCAAGCACACCCAGTGGTTCTACTTCCGCGTGCAAAACACCCGGAAAGACACCGTCTACTGCTTCACCATTGCCAACCTGGCGAAGCCCAAGAGCCTCTATGGCAAGGGCATGTGCCCGCTGCTCTACTCACAGCAGGACGCCCGGAGCCGCGGCATCGGCTGGCGCCGTGTCGGCACCAACATCCGCTATTACCGAGGGAACGGCGGGGAGGAGCCGGCTGCCTTTTGCCTCTCCTGGAGCACCCGCTTTCCCCATGACAGGGACACGTGTTACTTCGCCCACTCCTACCCCTACACCTACTCGGACCTGCAGCGGTACCTGCGGGCGGTGGTGGGTGACCCAGCGCGCTCACGGTACTGCGTGGTGCGGGCGCTGTGCCGCAGCCTGGCTGGTAACATCGTCTACGTGCTCACCATCACCGGGCCGTCCGGCGGCGCGGCCAAGCGGGCGGTGGTGCTGAGCGCCCGCGTGCACCCCGGGGAAAGCGGTGGCTCCTGGGCCATGCAGGGTTTCCTCGATTTCATCCTCAGCGCCGCTCCTGACGCTCAGCTCCTGCGCCAGCTCTTTGTCTTCAAGGTGGTGCCCATGCTCAACCCCGATGGGGTGGTGGTGGGCAACTCCCGCTGCTCTCTGGCTGGCCGTGACCCCAACCGTGCCTACAGGACAGGATCCCAGGGCTCCTTCCCGGCCGTCTGGCACCTGCGGGCCATGGTGGAGAG GCTCTTGGCAGAGCGGGAGGTGGTGCTGTACTGCGACTTCCACGGGCACAGCCGTAAGAACAACGTCTTCATGTACGGCTGCGACGGCGGTCGGGATGGCTCCGGGACTCGGTTGAGGGAGCGCGTCTTCCCCCTGATGCTAAGCAAAAACGCACCTGACAAG ttctccttctccagctgcaaGTTCAAGGTGCAGAAGAGCAAGGAGGGGACGGGCAGGGTCGTCATGTGGCGGATGGGCGTTGCCAACAGCTACACCATAGAGGTGGCCTTTGGTGGCTCCACGCTGG GTGGGAGGAACTCACACTTCACCGTGGAGGACCTCAAATCGTTGGGCTACCACCTCTGCGACACGCTGCTAGACTTCTGCGACCCCAATCCGGCCAAG TTCCAGCAGTGCCTGGTGGAGGTGGATGCATTGCTGCGGCAGCGGCTGGGCTCCGGTCAGAGCTGGAGCGACGTCCCCACCTCGGAGCTGGAGTCCAG CACCAGTGGCTCCGACAGCTCCGTGTCTGATGGGTCCCTGGAGAGGGGGGAGAGCCCCTGGGGACAGAAGGGACAAGGTGCCAGGGTGGCACCTGGCCAGCTGCcgctgaggaggaggaaacgGTTACGGAGCTGCAGAGTGAGGAATGCCATGCGTAGGCCCAATGCCACCCAAAGGAGCCACGGTGGTGTCCCGGTGAGCGTGGCTCAGCCACCCTCTGCCTGCCACAGTGGGCCTCGGAGTGCCTCCAGCCCCACTTTTGtgccccagcagccacagctgtggTCCCCCGTTCCCCCATCCGTCCCTGTCTCCACACGAAGAGGACGTGGGGCGGTGGAGAAGTTGCACGTAGCTGTCCCCGGTGCACATGCAGCCGTATGCCACCACGGCTCTGCTGCCGGAGCCCCACGGACGGAGGGGTACATGGTGACTGCAGGGCACCGCTGGGCACCACGGAGAGCCATAGCTGCCACCGCCGCCATCTCCACCATCACCACCGTCACTGGCACTGCGTCCTCACGGGAAGGCAGAACGAGGCCTTCCTCACGGGGCACCACCAGAGCGGGGCTGTCCCTGCGCGTGGCCACAGCCGCCGGCTGCGGGAGGCGGCCCGGCCTCACAGCGCTGCGCTGCTCCGCCTGCTCTCGGCATTAA